From the genome of uncultured Bacteroides sp.:
ATCTGATTCACCGCTTTCTGCCTGAGCATATTCCTCAATTGAGAGCCCGCAGTCTTTTACTACATCTTCTACTGACAGTTCAAGTACTTCACGCAATCCGCGTAAACGTTCTGCAATTTGTTTTATTTGTTCATCCATGATAAAATGGTATTATCTGCTTGCTTTCATAGCCCGTATAATAGCCGAACTAAAGCCTGCATGTTCTAATTCATTAAGTCCTTTAATTGTTAATCCGCCCGGTGTAGTAACCTTATCAATTTCAATGGCAGGGTGCGTATCGTTCTGTAATAAAAGCTCGGCAGCTCCCTTAACAGACTGCGCCACCATTTTCTGTGCATCTTTTGGATAGATACCCATTTCCACACCAGCTTCAACAGCCGCATGAATATATTTCAGCACATAAGCAATACCACAAGAAGTAAGTGCTGTAGCAGCACTCATCTGCGATTCATTGATAATCATAGCCAGTCCCATTTCATCAAAAAGATCGAGCATAAATTGTTCTTGCTCTTTTGATGCATTATAGGATGCTATTAATGTGGTACTTTCAAGAAGTGAGATCGCTGTATTTGGAATAACACGAAAAACAGTGGCTGATTCACCTATTATTTTACAGTATTCAGTAAAAGCAACACCTGCAGCTACCGTAACAAGAATCTGTTTTTTTGCATCAAAGCTGATATTCTCCAATACCGACTTAACCAACCAGGGTTTAACTGCTAAAAGAACGATATCCGCATTCTCTATGGCTTCCTGATTATTGTTTGTGATGTTAATTTCCGGGTTGAATGCTTTTAAAGCATCAAGTTTACCATTGGAAGGATTGGCAACTGTAATATCAACTGCTTTGACTTTGGAACCTTGTACAATACCGCGAGCAATAGCTCCGCCCATGTTGCCTGCTCCAATAATTGCTATTTTCATATCATCTTAGTTTAACTATTCTTGGTATCACTTGCAAACTTACATAAAAAACTTCAAAATGTAAGCAAGTTGCATAAAAAACAAAGCCTAGTGTTACTTATTATATATTAGAGATAAACACTAAACAAAAAAGGACTAAGTCGGTTATGTTCCGAACTCAGTCCTATTATTATCTATTCATTAACCAATCTAACTTTTTGAGGGTAGATCAATTAAGGGCTTTTTTAAATCTTTCTATAAATTCATCGGCTTGTTCCAGGCTTAAACAAAGCGGAGGAAGAAGTCGTATCACATTCGTACCACTAACACCTGTAAATACTTTCTGTTCAAATAACAGTCGGGTTCTAAGTTCCTTAACAGCTTCTTCAAATTCAAGACCTATCATAAGGCCTTCTCCACGAACTTCTTTAATCTGAGGGAACAGCTTTAGTTCTTTCATAAGATGAGCTCCTACTTTAGCAGCATTCTCCATCAGATTTTCGTTCTCAATCACATCGATAACAGCAAGAGCAGCTGCACACGAAAGATGATTTCCTCCAAATGTTGTTCCAAGCATTCCATAAACTGGGGTAAACAGCGGGCTGATTAAGACTCCACCCATAGGGAATCCATTACCAATGCCTTTAGCTACTGTGATAATGTCAGGACGAATTCCTGCAAACTGATGGGCAAAGAATTTTCCACTACGACCATATCCCGACTGGATCTCGTCCAGAATCAGAATAGTTCCGGTTTCCGTACACAGTTTTCGCAATTTCTGCATAAAGCTATTTTCAGGAACTTTGATACCACCTATACCTTGAATTCCTTCAATAATAACGGCACATACATCTTTCCTTTCAAGTTCAGAACGCACACTATCAATGTCGTTAAGAGCCAGAAAAGTTACATCAATACCCTCATTGATAGGCGCAACAATCTTAGGATTATCAGTTGTGCGTACAGCAGCCGAAGTACGGCCATGAAAACTCTTTGAGAAAGATACCACCCGCTTACGTCCGGTATGAAAAGAGGCAAGTTTCAATGCGTTTTCATTTGCCTCTGCACCAGAGTTGATCATAAAGAATGAATAGTCGTCATAGCCGGATATTCTTCCAAGGCGTTCTGCTAATTGCTGTTGCAGTTTATTTACTACAGAATTAGAGTAAAAGCCTAACTCTGCAACTTGCTTTTGGATCATTTCCACATAATGAGAATGGCTATGACCAATTGAAATTACAGCATGTCCGCCATAAAGATCCAGATATTCATTACCCTTATCATCCCAGACCTTACATCCTTTTCCTTTTACGATATTAATATCGAATAAAGGATACACATCAAATAGTTTCATTTCTTTTGTTGGTTGTTTTAGAAGGCACTCGGTTTTAATCTCAGCCCTACTGTTTCTTCCAGTCCGAACATCAGGTTCATATTATGAACAGCTTGTCCGGAAGCACCTTTTAATAAGTTATCTATGCATGAAATGATAAGAAGCTTATCACCATGTTTCTCAAGATGAATTAAACACTTGTTTGTGTTTACTACCTGCTTTAAATCTACATTCGCATCAACAACGTGTACAAATGAATCCTTTTCATAGTACTCACTGTACATACGTTTGATTTCATCCAACGTCACGCTTGTCTTAATAACAAGAGTTGCAAAAATGCCACGGGCAAAATCGCCACGATAAGGAATAAAATCGATATCTGAATTAAAACTATTCTGCAATTGTTTAACAGATTGCTTTATTTCAGGAATATGCTGATGAGAGAATGGCTTATAGATAGACATGTTATTGTTTCTCCAGCTAAAATGCGAAGTAGCTCCTGGTTTTACTCCAGCACCGGTAGAACCGGTGATCGCATTTACAGATACATCTCCATTCAGCAACAGATTTTTTGCAAGAGGTAATAAACCTAATTGAATACATGTAGCAAAACATCCTGGGTTAGCCACATGTTTACTTTGACAAATACGACGACGGTTTAGTTCAGGAAGACCATAAATAAAATCGTGTTCATCAGAAGCAATACGATAATCCATCGAAAGATCTATTACTTTTAGGTTTTCCGGCAACGTATGGCTTTCCATAAATTTTCTGGTATCACCATGAGCTGTACAGAAATAAAGCAAATCAATCTTGTCAAGAGGCAATTCATCGGTAAATACCATATCTGTTTCACCATAAAGACCTTCGTGAACATCTGTTATCTTGTTTCCAGCATTACTACTACTATTAATAAAAACGATTTCAACATCTGGATGGTTTATAAGCAAACGAATCAACTCCCCTGCTGTATATCCTGCTCCTCCTATAATTCCGACTTTAATCATAATCTACAAAACTCGTATTTGTTATTTCTCGTTTTTCTTTTGGTTAGCGTAATATACTCTCAATGGGTTAGATAGAATCTTGGTAAATCCTTTAGCATCTTCTGCAGTCCATCCTTTACCAACTTCACCATAATCACCAAAGTCTGTCTTAACCAAATCAAAAGATGATTCAACACCTACTAAACTAAAGCAATATGGGCGAAGAGTAATAGTTACTGTACCATTAACATTACGTTGAGAGCTTTGAAGCATAGCTTCACAGTCGCGCATTACAGGTTCCAGATATTGAGCTTCGTGGAGGAACATTCCGTACCATGTACCAATCTGATCTTTCCAGTATTGTTGCCATTTGCTCAATGTATGTTTTTCCAGCATTTTATGAGCATTAATAATAAGCATAGGTGCTGCAGCTTCAAATGCAACACGACCTTTGATACCAATAATAGTATCACCAATATGCATATCACGACCAATACCATATTTTGAACCTATTTCTTCAATCTTATTGATTGCGGCAACTTTATTTTCAAATACTTCACCATTAACCGCATGAATCTCACCTTCTACAAATTCCAGTTTCAATGTTTCTGTTCCGGTTGAAGTAACTTGTGAAGGATAAGCTTCTTCAGGAAGACCCTGTTCTGAGTGAAGAGTTTCTTTTCCACCGATTGATGTTCCCCAAAGACCTTTATTGATAGAATATTCCAGTTTCTTAAAGTCAGCTTCTATTCCATGTTTTTTAAGATAGTCAATTTCATATTCACGAGTAAGAGACATATCACGTGTAGGAGTCAGAATCTTGATTTCAGGAGCAAGGACATCAAAAGTTAAATCGAAACGGATTTGATCATTACCAGCACCTGTACTTCCATGAGCTACATAATCTGCCTTTATTTCCTTTGCATAGTTAATGATAGCTATTGCCTGGAAAATACGTTCTGAACTTACAGAAATAGGATAAGTTCCGTTACGAAGAACATTACCAAATACCATATATTTGATGCTCTTTTCGTAATATTCCTGAGTTACATCAAGAGTAACATGCTTTACAGCACCTAGTTTATAAGCCTTGTCTTCTATTACTTTCAACTCTTCATCGCTAAATCCGCCAGTATTAGCTACAGCAGTATATACTTCGTATCCTTTTTCTTCTGACAAATACTTTGCACAAAATGAGGTATCCAAACCACCACTAAATGCTAAAACGACCTTCTCTTTTTTCATATCTATCTAATATTTTTATAACCTTATTTATTTTCAGATTCTTCTGTTTCTCCTGCCTCTTCATTATCTTTCTTTGCCTTGTTGAATGGATCATCCGGATGTTTTGCAGGATCATAAAGCATAGCAGTACAAATACATTTTGTTCCGCCTGTTCTTTGAAGAATATCGTAGTTCACACAACTCTGACAACCTTTCCAGAAAGCCTCATCGTCAGTAAGTTCTGAGAAAGTTACAGGAACATATCCTAATTCTGAATTAATTTTCATTACTGCCAAGCCAGAAGTTAAACCAAATATTTTAGCTTCCGGAAAACGTTGCCGTGAAAGTTCGAATGCACGACGCTTGATTTTCTTTGCCAGGCCATGACCACGGAATTTATCAACAACAATTAATCCTGAATTGGCAACAAATGCTTTGTTGCTCCATGTTTCTATATAGCAAAATCCAGCAAACTCATCTCCGCAAAGGGCTATAATCGCTTTCCCTTCAATCATCTTTTGTTTTACGTATTCAGGAGAGCGCTTTGCAATACCGGTTCCGCGAACCTTGGCAGCTGCTTCTATTGTGTTTAAAATAATGTCAACGTATGGAATATGACTCTCGTTGGCTACAAGAATTTCAATATTGATTTCCATTTTTTCCTTTAATGTTATATTTTTAGTGTTATTATGTAGATTAAATATTCGGAATAATCTGAGATAATGACTGTCTTATTTCATTTCGGGAATAGCCGTCCCTAAAAACCAACAATATCGTATCATCTCCTGCAATAGTGCCAATAATATCCTTATATTCACGGTTATCAATGTCATAAGCCAGACTACTTGCGTATCCGGGGCGTGTTTTTATAACAGCCATATTTCCGGAAAAGTCAATAGATTTAAAACCGCTTTGCAACAGCATCTCACCAGCACTAGGCACGTCAATTGTCCTTTTATACATGGTGTCATTCGGTAAAACATACACATAATTACCATTTGTTGTGGCAGCTTTTGCAACTTTCATTTGCTTCAAGTCCCTTGACAAAGTAGCTTGTGTAAGTTCATAGCCTTCCTTAGCCAACTCTTGAAGCAGCTCTTCCTGACTACCTATCTCTTTACTAGAGATAATCATTTTTATCGAATCTAATCGTTTACTTTTGTTCGTTGTCATGTATAATTATTCTAATTTGACTGCAAAAGTATACATTTTATTGGATATAAAATGCATAATCCCAGTTTTTTTTAGTTTTATGCATAAAAAACAGTATAAAAAGCGAATATGGATTATTTTTAGCGCTCATCCCGGAAAGAATATACACTTTTCATTCATTATAAATTTCAATGCTTTTTGTATAACAACAAACTAAGAGATTTATAAGTTCAGATATCCTATTCTACATATATTGAGAATAAAAAAAAATCACGAACATGTTTAGGGGATAAACGTGTTCGTGATTAGTTACCAGACATCCGCTTGTCTGGGGAAAAATAGCTTTATACTTTTTTCTAATATACGGTTTATGCGTATATTAGATACGGGTATCAAAATTTATATCCTACAGATAATGAATAGCAAACGTTTTTTGCATCCTTAAATCTGGATACATCTTTAAGAATTTTCTTCAACCCTGATGAAGCATTCAAGCCAATTAAAAAGTTTCTTACCTCAAGTGTTGTACCCACTCCCAAGCCATAATCAAATCTGTCATCGGAAAGAGATCTGTTTTCAAAATTATTTCGGTCACCGAAAATATTCTTCTCAACTAAGGTCGTAGTTTCCGATGTATAGATCTCATCTTTATATTTGCCGCCAAGAGCATAAGCCATATATGGACCTGCACTGATAGCTAATTTCACATTATCTGAAAGGCGATATTTGTAAGCAACCATAATTGGCAGTTCGATATATTGCGGATTCAAAGTCGTTTTTTCCTGACTTTGATCATACTTGGCCCCTTTAGTTATAAACAACACAGAAGGTTGAATGTATAATCTTTTGCTCAACGCATAATCCATACCTACTCCAATCTGATAATTAAGTTTGAGCTGAGAACCATTTATGTCCTCTCCTGCAAAAGAACTAAAGTTTATACCTCCTTTTACATTCCATGAAATTTGTGCAAATGTTGTGACGGATACAATCGCAAAGATTGCTAAAACAAAAATTTTCTTCATACTTTTTCGTGTTTTAATGTTTGCTCTTTCCCCCTAAAAAGAGCAGTGATTAATTGATTTTGTAACAAGAACAAAACTCCAAACTAAGAAATCTGCGTTTGTGAGCCTGTTTTTGTAGCAACCTTCCATCTTCTTTGCAGGTACAAACATAAAGTAAATTGCTTATATATGAATATAAAATGTAAAACCAGAAGGAATACTTTAAACTTAAAAACGTTATTTATCCTTTCTTTAACACTTTTATAAAAAAAGCCCTCGTTAAAGGGCCTTAAAGTCGAGACTTATTGAATCGCATTACCATCAATTACTTTTTATGCTATATTATAATCACAAAAAACATTCACCAATAAATAAAATGCATTGGTGAATAAATAATATTCATTGGCCAATAACCGGACAGGGATTGCTCAATAATTTTTGCCTGATAATTGGATTCTATTATTTCGCATTCCGACAAAAATATGATAAAACAAAAAAATATCTATCACTCCCTCACCATTCTTAATAACATCCTCATTAAATGATAATTAAGAGGTGATGGATGCATTTTAATCTCTCACTAATCCCTCACTCATCCCTCACTTTTTCAAGCCGTTTTTTCTTTCATTAAACAGCCAAAAAGCCATCATACCAAAAATAATTGCTATAACAGCACTTACCCAAATTGGCACTGTGATGCCATTAACTACAACTGGTACTGAGAATGTATAACGAATAAGTTGAATAAAGGCAAATATTAAAAGAATAATGCCACAGATAAGAGATGCCGGTCGTTTCATAATTTAATCCTCCCATAATATTAAACCTTGTTCACTAATTATATATCGATGAAAAGAATATTATATTTCTACACTAATAACAAAACAATACGAATTTAAGTTCTATATTTTTGTCTGATTTACTTTATTTAGGGGATAAATAGAGAAAATAATTCTATAAAAAAGCATACAGGAACAAAACAACATATACTCTTTGAAAATAAAAAAGAGAACGCAAAGCACAATTTGCACTTTACGTTCCCATCAACATCTAACCAATCACTTTTAGCTCTTAAAATATCTGGAAATACCTATTTCAATTCAAAAGAAACTTTTGATCGGAGATCTGTAGAAGAGGCTCCTACAATGGCTTCAAACATTCCTGGTTCGGCTATCCATGAATGCTTAGTATCATCATAGAAGCTTAGCTCTTCTTTAGATATAGTAAATGAAACCTTTTGCTCTTCGCCTGCATTTAGCTGAATTTTCTTAAAGCCTTTCAGCTCTTTTATAGGACGAGGAAGAGAGGATTTTAAATCACTAATGTATAGTTGAACGACTTCCGAGCCCGAACGTTTACCTGTGTTTTTAACTTTTATACTAACGGTAAGCTGCTCATCTGCAGATATTTTTGATTTATCTATTTCTGCTTTTCCATAAGCAAAGGTTGTATAGCTCAATCCATGACCAAAGCTGAACAATGGTTTGGTTTTCTGCTTATCAGCCCAACGGTATCCCACAAAAATATCATCTTTATAGGTTTCTTCCTTACCATCGCCGGGATAGTCGCCCATAACAGTGGCACCATTATCTTTCAGGCTTACCGGAATGGTGAAAGGCAGTTTACCTGATGGATTTACATCGCCCATCAATACAGAAGCAATGGCATTTCCTGCTTCCGTTCCGCTGTACCATCCTTCTACAATGGCAGGAACCTCTTTAACCCAGGGCATTGCTACTCCATTGCCTGTAAGAAGCACAACCACAAGATTAGGATTGGCCTTTGCCAATGCGCTGATCAGTTCATTCTGGTTATAGGATAATTCATATTCCTTCCGATCTACTCCTTCACAATCCTGATGTTCATTCTTGTTCAGTCCACCAAAGAAGATAACTATATCCGCATTTTTTGCTGCAGCAACGGCTTCTTCTCTTAATCCAGATACATCTATCACTTTCTGTTCGGGCGCTTTGGCACCTCTCACATCCTGTTCGGCTACGGCTGGTGATTCGTATCCCGGAGCATAGATAATCTCAGCCTGAGATCCGATTCGTTGTTTTAATCCGGCCAAAGGAGACTGCTCATATTTAACTTTCAAGGAAGAGCTTCCACCTCCGACGGTCATTCTTTTAACGGCATTCTCTCCAATAACGGCAATTCTCTTTACCTTTGCCAAGTCAACCGGCAAAACGTTCTTGTTGTTCTGCAGCAAAACAATACCTTCCTGAGCAATTTTTCGTCCTGCCAAAGCATGTTCCTCTGTTCCAAACGATCCGAATGGACGGTTTCTATCCATAGTAGTACGGAAAATCATCCGAAGAATGTTCCGCACTTTCTTATCCACCTCTTCTTCTTTTACTTCACCCGAGCGGAGTAACTTCAAGAACGGCATGGCCAGATAGTAATTATCGTATGCATTGCTGGCACTCCAGTTCAGTCCGTTGGTCCAGGTTCCAAACTCCATATCCAGTCCGTTGTAAATAGCCTCTTTAGTATCATGCACTCCGCCCCAGTCGGAAACTACCACGCCATCGAATCCCCATTCCTTGCGAAGAATGTCATTGAGTAAATACTGATTGTGACAGCAATGTTCCCCTTTGTACTTATTGTATGAACCCATTATAGACCAGGCTCCACCTTTCTGAACAGCAGCTTTAAAGGCAGGCAGATAGATTTCATACAAGGCACGGTCGCTGACATTCACATTGATTCTATCACGGTATACTTCCTGATTGTTTAATGCGAAGTGTTTTACACAAGCAGCCACTCCATTCTTCTGAACTCCCTGAATATAAGGAACCACCATAGTAGATGATAAATAGGGATCTTCTCCCATATACTCAAAATTTCGTCCGTTCAGAGGAGTGCGGTATATGTTTACACCCGGTCCCAATAACACATTTTTGTTGCGGTAACGGGCTTCTTCGCCAATAGATTTACCGTAAAGTCCAGACATTTCGGGATTCCAGGTAGCTGCCAGACAAGTAAGAGCCGGGAAAGCTATGCAGGAATCGTTTGTCCATCCTGCAGTATTCCACTCATCCCAGAACACTTCGGCACGAATACCGTGCGGACCATCGGTACACCACACCTCAGGTATTCCTAAACGTGGTACACCTGCCGAGCTGAACTTTGACTGCGCATGACACATAGCTACTTTCTCTTCCAGTGTCATGCGTGAAAGAGCATCCCCAATTCTTTCTTCAATCGGTTTTTTATCGTCTAAATAAACAGCCCCCTTCGGCTGTGCAAACAGCGGAACTGATAAAAGAGTGAAACTTAAAACAACTAATTTCTTTATTTTATTCATGGTTAATGATATATAATCTATTTCATAATTATGGTTTCATTCCCAAGGCTTTAATATAACCTTCATTCTTTGTACAAGACTTAAACCTGCAGTTTTGAATAAATTCGATTAAGGCTTTCTTTACTAATTCCTGATCTGGACGGGCTTCTCGTATCTGATTAAAGTTTCCACGAGGTTGCTCTGTATATTTAATGA
Proteins encoded in this window:
- the proC gene encoding pyrroline-5-carboxylate reductase encodes the protein MKIAIIGAGNMGGAIARGIVQGSKVKAVDITVANPSNGKLDALKAFNPEINITNNNQEAIENADIVLLAVKPWLVKSVLENISFDAKKQILVTVAAGVAFTEYCKIIGESATVFRVIPNTAISLLESTTLIASYNASKEQEQFMLDLFDEMGLAMIINESQMSAATALTSCGIAYVLKYIHAAVEAGVEMGIYPKDAQKMVAQSVKGAAELLLQNDTHPAIEIDKVTTPGGLTIKGLNELEHAGFSSAIIRAMKASR
- a CDS encoding aminotransferase class III-fold pyridoxal phosphate-dependent enzyme translates to MKLFDVYPLFDINIVKGKGCKVWDDKGNEYLDLYGGHAVISIGHSHSHYVEMIQKQVAELGFYSNSVVNKLQQQLAERLGRISGYDDYSFFMINSGAEANENALKLASFHTGRKRVVSFSKSFHGRTSAAVRTTDNPKIVAPINEGIDVTFLALNDIDSVRSELERKDVCAVIIEGIQGIGGIKVPENSFMQKLRKLCTETGTILILDEIQSGYGRSGKFFAHQFAGIRPDIITVAKGIGNGFPMGGVLISPLFTPVYGMLGTTFGGNHLSCAAALAVIDVIENENLMENAAKVGAHLMKELKLFPQIKEVRGEGLMIGLEFEEAVKELRTRLLFEQKVFTGVSGTNVIRLLPPLCLSLEQADEFIERFKKALN
- the argC gene encoding N-acetyl-gamma-glutamyl-phosphate reductase, giving the protein MIKVGIIGGAGYTAGELIRLLINHPDVEIVFINSSSNAGNKITDVHEGLYGETDMVFTDELPLDKIDLLYFCTAHGDTRKFMESHTLPENLKVIDLSMDYRIASDEHDFIYGLPELNRRRICQSKHVANPGCFATCIQLGLLPLAKNLLLNGDVSVNAITGSTGAGVKPGATSHFSWRNNNMSIYKPFSHQHIPEIKQSVKQLQNSFNSDIDFIPYRGDFARGIFATLVIKTSVTLDEIKRMYSEYYEKDSFVHVVDANVDLKQVVNTNKCLIHLEKHGDKLLIISCIDNLLKGASGQAVHNMNLMFGLEETVGLRLKPSAF
- a CDS encoding argininosuccinate synthase domain-containing protein, yielding MKKEKVVLAFSGGLDTSFCAKYLSEEKGYEVYTAVANTGGFSDEELKVIEDKAYKLGAVKHVTLDVTQEYYEKSIKYMVFGNVLRNGTYPISVSSERIFQAIAIINYAKEIKADYVAHGSTGAGNDQIRFDLTFDVLAPEIKILTPTRDMSLTREYEIDYLKKHGIEADFKKLEYSINKGLWGTSIGGKETLHSEQGLPEEAYPSQVTSTGTETLKLEFVEGEIHAVNGEVFENKVAAINKIEEIGSKYGIGRDMHIGDTIIGIKGRVAFEAAAPMLIINAHKMLEKHTLSKWQQYWKDQIGTWYGMFLHEAQYLEPVMRDCEAMLQSSQRNVNGTVTITLRPYCFSLVGVESSFDLVKTDFGDYGEVGKGWTAEDAKGFTKILSNPLRVYYANQKKNEK
- a CDS encoding GNAT family N-acetyltransferase, translating into MEINIEILVANESHIPYVDIILNTIEAAAKVRGTGIAKRSPEYVKQKMIEGKAIIALCGDEFAGFCYIETWSNKAFVANSGLIVVDKFRGHGLAKKIKRRAFELSRQRFPEAKIFGLTSGLAVMKINSELGYVPVTFSELTDDEAFWKGCQSCVNYDILQRTGGTKCICTAMLYDPAKHPDDPFNKAKKDNEEAGETEESENK
- the argR gene encoding arginine repressor — encoded protein: MTTNKSKRLDSIKMIISSKEIGSQEELLQELAKEGYELTQATLSRDLKQMKVAKAATTNGNYVYVLPNDTMYKRTIDVPSAGEMLLQSGFKSIDFSGNMAVIKTRPGYASSLAYDIDNREYKDIIGTIAGDDTILLVFRDGYSRNEIRQSLSQIIPNI
- a CDS encoding porin family protein produces the protein MKKIFVLAIFAIVSVTTFAQISWNVKGGINFSSFAGEDINGSQLKLNYQIGVGMDYALSKRLYIQPSVLFITKGAKYDQSQEKTTLNPQYIELPIMVAYKYRLSDNVKLAISAGPYMAYALGGKYKDEIYTSETTTLVEKNIFGDRNNFENRSLSDDRFDYGLGVGTTLEVRNFLIGLNASSGLKKILKDVSRFKDAKNVCYSLSVGYKF
- a CDS encoding glycoside hydrolase family 3 C-terminal domain-containing protein gives rise to the protein MNKIKKLVVLSFTLLSVPLFAQPKGAVYLDDKKPIEERIGDALSRMTLEEKVAMCHAQSKFSSAGVPRLGIPEVWCTDGPHGIRAEVFWDEWNTAGWTNDSCIAFPALTCLAATWNPEMSGLYGKSIGEEARYRNKNVLLGPGVNIYRTPLNGRNFEYMGEDPYLSSTMVVPYIQGVQKNGVAACVKHFALNNQEVYRDRINVNVSDRALYEIYLPAFKAAVQKGGAWSIMGSYNKYKGEHCCHNQYLLNDILRKEWGFDGVVVSDWGGVHDTKEAIYNGLDMEFGTWTNGLNWSASNAYDNYYLAMPFLKLLRSGEVKEEEVDKKVRNILRMIFRTTMDRNRPFGSFGTEEHALAGRKIAQEGIVLLQNNKNVLPVDLAKVKRIAVIGENAVKRMTVGGGSSSLKVKYEQSPLAGLKQRIGSQAEIIYAPGYESPAVAEQDVRGAKAPEQKVIDVSGLREEAVAAAKNADIVIFFGGLNKNEHQDCEGVDRKEYELSYNQNELISALAKANPNLVVVLLTGNGVAMPWVKEVPAIVEGWYSGTEAGNAIASVLMGDVNPSGKLPFTIPVSLKDNGATVMGDYPGDGKEETYKDDIFVGYRWADKQKTKPLFSFGHGLSYTTFAYGKAEIDKSKISADEQLTVSIKVKNTGKRSGSEVVQLYISDLKSSLPRPIKELKGFKKIQLNAGEEQKVSFTISKEELSFYDDTKHSWIAEPGMFEAIVGASSTDLRSKVSFELK